The Acidobacteriota bacterium genome segment TCGTAGACGTACAGCGGAGTGCCAAAGCGGGCTGCCAGAGGCTCCAGGGCGAGGCTGCCGCCACACAGACGCGCGCCACGGTAGCGAAAAGTCCGGGTCGGTGTCATGGCTCTACACCGACTTCAGAACTACGACGGTGCGATCGTCGGCCGCGGGCAGGCCATTGCCAAAACTTTCGGAGTCGGCAAAAATGGCATCCAGCACGGCGTCGGGGTCCTCATCGCGGTGGCGCCGCAGCAAGGCTTCGAGGCGGACGCGGCCGTATTCCTCCCCGCTGCGGTTCATGAATTCGGTAATGCCGTCGCTGACGAACACGACCATGTCCCCCGCGGGCAGGCGGAGCGACAATTCCTCGTATTGCGATGTATCCAGCATGCCCAACGGAATGCCGGCGGCGGGGATGATCGTGCAGCCCTCGGCATGCACATGGATGGGATAAGGCAGGCCGGAGTTGGCGATCCGCAGGGTGCGGCTCTGCTCCGACCAGAGGGCGTAAATGAGGGTCATGAACTGCGACTCGACCTGACGCTCCAGCAGCGCCTGGTTGAGCGCGGCGAGCAACTCCGCCGGGCGGGGATGATGCAGCGCCTGGGTGCGCAAGATGCCGCTCACCACGGCGCCGTAGAGCGCCGCGCCGGTACCTTTGCCGCTCACATCGCCGACCGCGATGGCCGTGCGCTGGCCGCGGTAGGGAATGAAATCATAGAGGTCACCGCCGAGCTGGCGCGCGGGCACGGTGCGGGCCGCGATCTTGAGGTGTTCCAGCTCGGGGCGGCGCGCCGGCAGCAGATGCTCCTGAATTTCCTGCGCCATGTGCAGGTCGCGCTCCATCTTGCGCTCGGCGCGCGAGACCTTTTCGTAGAGGCGCGCGTTCACCATGGCGATCGCCATCTGTGCGGCCAGAGTGCTGATGGTGCGAGCGTGGCGCTCGGTGTAGTAGCCCTTGCGGTTGTGTTCCAGATCGAGTACGCCGAGCACCTGATCCTGATAAACCAAGGGGACGGCCAGCTCGCTGCGGGCGTCGGCATTGACGGGGATATAGCGCGGGTCTTCGCGCACATCTTTCACCACCACGGGCTTGCGCATTTCCATGGCTGCGCCGGTAATCCCCTGACCGATGGGAATGTCGCGCCGGATCTGGATGTGCTCGCCCATTTTGACGGAAAGGCGGTGTTCCAGCTTGTCCCCTGCGGCATTAACCAGCAGAACGCTGAAGAGCTGGTATTCGATGACCCGGCGCACCATCTCGGCGGTGTGCTGCAGCAGGTCGTCCAACGAGAGGATGGAGGTCATCTCGCGGCTGATGTCGTTGAGCAGGCTGAGTGTTTTTTCCCGCTGCACGGCGTTGCGGTAGAGCTTGGCGTTTTCGATGGCGTTGGCGATGCGGCTGGCGACCAGCACCAGCGCCTGCAGGTGGGCTTCGGAAAAGGCATTCAGTTCGGGCGCCTGAATGTCGATGACGCCAATGCAGTTGCCTTTCCAGAGAATGGGCACGGCCAGTTCGCTGCGGATATCGGCCAGCACCGGAATATAGTGGGGATTCTGGCTCACGTCGTTGATGAGCAAGGGCTGCTTCAGCTCGGCCGCGCGGCCGGTGATGCCCTGGCCAAATTTGACTCTGACTTTTTCGACGACTTCGGGCAGATGGCCAACCGAGAAGCGGATGCGTAACTCGTGGGTGCGCTCACTGGCGAGCAGAATGGCGAAAATGTCGTAGTGCACGACGCGCCGCACCATCTCGGCGACGCGGCCCAGGACCTGATCCAGATCGAGCGTGCCCGAGACCAGATCGCTGACCTCCAGCATGAAGCTGGTTATGTCGGCGAGCGGGAGGGCGGCAGGCTGGACCATGAGGGGATGATACCAAAGCGGGCGGCGGGCTGACGGCCCCGTTAAACTAAGGAAGGATCCTATGTCGAATGCACCCACCGATTTCTTTGCCCGCCACTACGGCGTAAGCCCGACCGACCTCGAACGCTATCTGGCGGCGGCGCTGGCGCGTGGCGGTGATTTTGCCGATCTGTACTTCGAACACCAGGCCAGCTCGTCGCTGCGGCTGGAGGAAGGCATCATCAAGTCGGCCAGCCAGGGGATTTCGCTGGGGGTGGGTGTGCGGGTGCTTTCCGGCGAGCGTACCGGTTACGCCTACACCGACGATCTATCGCCGGAGAAAATCCTTAGAGCTGCAGCCACCGCGGCGCACATTGCCAGCGGCGCGACGGCCACGCACATCGTCGGCTTGAGCGATACGCCGCCGGGCAGAAATCTCTATCCGGTGGCTGCGGCCGCCGCCGGGGATACGGGCATGCTGGGCAAGCTGGCGCTGGTGCGCCGGGCCGAGCGCGCCGCGCGCGAGCATGATGCGCGCATCGTGCAGGTGCAGGTGGGCTACGCCGATGAGTTGCGGCAGATTCTGGTGGTTGCCTCCGACGGCCGCTGCTCGGCCGATGCGCAGCCGATGGCGCGGCTGAGCGTACTCGCGCTGGCGCGGGAAAACGGCGTTACCGAAAAGGGTCATTCCGGCGGCGGCGGGCGGGTGGCGCTGGAGTTCTTCGATGAGGTGCTGACGCCGGAAGCGCTGGGCGAGCAGGCGGCGCGGGAGGCGGTGCAGCAATTAGCGGCGCGGCCCTGTCCGGCAGGCGAGATGGAAGTGGTCCTCGGCCCGGGCTGGCCCGGGATTTTATTGCACGAGGCGATTGGGCATGGCCTGGAAGCCGATTTCAACCGGAAAAAGACCAGCGCCTTCAGCGGCTTGTTGGGACAGCGGGTGGCCAGCGAAAAATGCACCGTCGTCGATAACGGCACGCTGCCGGGGCGGCGCGGTTCGCTCAATATGGATGACGAAGGCGCGCCCACGCACTGCACCACGCTTATTGAAAACGGCATCCTCAAGAACTACATGCAGGATGAGCTTTCCGCCCGGCTCACCGGCGCGGCCTCGACCGGCAACGGCCGCCGCGAGAGCTACGCTCACATGCCCATGCCACGGATGACGAATACCTATATGCTGGCCGGAAATGACGAGCCGGCCGACATTATCCGCAGCGTGCGCCGCGGTCTGTACGCGGTGAACTTTGGCGGCGGGCAGGTGGACATTACGAATGGCAAGTTTGTGTTCTCGGCGTCGGAGAGCTACTTGATCGAAGACGGGAAAATCACCGCGCCGGTGAAAGGCGCCACGCTCATCGGCAACGGCCCGGACGTGCTTACCCGCGTCTCGATGGTCGGCAACGACCTCAAGCTGGACCAAGGCATTGGAACCTGCGGGAAGGATGGACAATCGGTTCCGGTAGGTGTGGGCATTCCGACCTTGAAGGTGGACCGGCTGACGGTTGGTGGCACGCAGTGAAAGACCTTGCTGAACGCGTCGTCGCCGAGGCGGCTCGCCGCGGCGCGACGGCGGCCGAGTGTGTCATCCGCTATGGGCGCGAGCTGTCGGTCAACGTGCGCCTGGGCGAAGTCGAATCCATCAAACAGGCCGAAGGCAAAGCCCTGGGTATACGCATCTTCAAGGGCCAGCAAGCGGGAGTGACACACAGTTCCGACTTGGCCTGGCCGGCGGTGAGCGCCATGCTCGACGCCGCGCTGGCGATCGCCGAAGCCAGCTCACCGGATCCCTTTGCGGGCCTGCCGCGGGCGGAGGACCTGGGCCGGCGTGAGGGCGACCTGCAGTTGTACGATCCCGCCGTGCTGGCGGTCACCGCCGATGAAGCGCTCGATTTGGCGCGCCGCGCTGAACGGGCCGCGCTCGCCTGCGATGCGCGCCTGACGAACTCGAACGGCGCCAGCTTCGACGCCGGAGAAGGGACGAAAATTCTGGCGAACTCGCTGGGTTTCGTGGGCGAAGTACGACGCAGCTCCTGCTCGCTCAGCGTAGCGCCGATTGCGGAGCAGAACGGCGCCAAGCAGCGCGATTATTGGTACGCGGTGGCGCGTGGACCTTCGGATCTGGAACCGCCGGAAACCGTGGGCCGCCGCGCCGCGGAGCGGACGTTGCGCCGCCTGGGAGCGCGCAAAGCCGCCACCGGGCGCTATCCGGTAGTGTTTGAGCCAAAGACGGCCCGTAGCCTGCTCGGCCACATTCTCGAAGCGGTGAGCGGCGAGGCGGTCTATCGCGAGGCCAGCTTCCTGACGGGTGCGCTGGGCCGGGAAGTGGCCGTGCCCGCGCTGACGCTGGTAGATGACGGCTGCCAGCCGGCGGCGCTGGGTTCAGCGCCGTTTGACGCCGAAGGCGTGCCCACGCGGCGCACGGTGATCCTGGGCGAGGGCCGGCTGCAATCCTATTTGCTCAACAGTTACGCCGCGCGCAAGCTGAATCTGGCGACCACGGGCAACGCCGCCCGGGGTCTGGCCGCGGCGCCCGGCGTAAGCTGCGGGAATTTGACGATGGAGCCGGGCAAGCAATCGCCGGAAGAGATTATCGCCGCCATTCCGCAGGGGCTGTATGTTACCGAACTTATCGGCTTCGGCGTGAACGCGGTTACGGGCGACTACTCGCGCGGCGCCAGTGGCCTCTGGATCGAAAACGGCCAGCTCGCGTATCCGGTGGAAGAAATCACGGTGGCCGGCAACTTGAAGGAGATGCTGCGGCAGGTGGCGGCGATCGGCAACGATCTCGAGTTCCGGGGCGCGGTGAATGCGCCCACCATCCGCATCGATGGCCTGACCATCGCCGGGCGGTAACGCGCCACGCTAAAATGCAGGTATGTTGGGGTTCCGGAACAACTGGAAGCCGTACGCCATCGCGCTGGGCATTGTCATCGTGATTGTGTTGGCGGCGTGGGTGGCAGCCACGCGCAAGGATGTCCCCTCCGGCTCGCGCCATGACGCCTATGCCACTCAGGTAAGCCTAGAGGGGGTCAAAGTGCTCGGCGCGGAAAGCCTGATGGGCGGCAGCGTGGTCTACTACCGCGGCACCATTCACAACCGGGGCGATCGGGTGCTCACGGGGTACATCGTGGACCTCACGTTTCACGACGTGTATGGCAAACCCATCAAAACCGAGCGCCGCGCCCTGCTCGGCAACCGTGTGCCGCCCATACCGCCGCACTCGACCCGCAACTTCGAAATCGGCTTCGACCAATTTCCTGCCGGCTGGAACCAGGCGCCGCCGACGCCCAGCGCGGTCGAGGTCTATATAAAGTAAGCCCGGCCTAACCGTTCGGTTGCTTGCCCGGAGATGCGACGCGCCCTAAACTAATAGGGAATGGCATCGACAACGCATCCGCCGAAGCAGGCTGAATTTACGACCATTTCCGGGGTTCCGGTTGAGCGGGTGTACACGCGCGCGGATCTGCCGGAGGGCTTTGATTTCAAGCGCGAGGTGGGAGAGCCGGGCGAGCCGCCTTATGTGCGCGGCATTCATGAGACCGGCTACCGGGGGCGGCTGTGGACGATGCGGCAGTTCTCCGGGTTTGCGACGCCGGAGGAGACTAACGAACGCTATCGCTACCTGCTAGCGCAGGGGCAGACGGGTCTTTCGGTGGCCTTCGACCTGCCCACACTGATGGGCTACGACAGCGACCACGCCATGGCGGCCGGCGAGGTGGGCAAGTGCGGCGTGGCGATTGACTCCATCGAGGACATGGAGCGGTTGTTTCAGGGCATCCGGCTCGAAGACGTGACCACGTCGATGACCATCAATTCGCCGGCAGCGCCGATCTGGGCGATGTTCCTGGTGGCGGCCGAGCGCCAGGGGGCGGACTGGAAACGGGTTTCGGGCACCCTGCAGAACGACATCCTGAAGGAATACATCGCGCAGAAGGAATATATTTTTCCGCCGGCGCCGTCGATGCGGCTGGTAGTCGATACCATCGAGTTCGGGGCGCGCGAGACGCCGAAGTTCAATCCAGTATCGATCAGCGGCTATCACATCCGCGAGGCCGGCTCGACCGCGCTGCAGGAGCTGGCGTTCACGCTGCGCGACGGCCTGGAATATGTCGACTGGACGCTGCGGCGCGGCCTGGCGATTGACGATTTCGCGCCCCGGTTGTCGTTTTTCTTTAACGCTCACAGCGACTTTTTCGAAGAGATCGCGAAGTACCGCGCCGCGCGCAAGCTCTGGTATCGGGAATTGACCGAGCATTACGGGGCAAAGAATCCGCGCAGCGCCAAGCTGCGATTCCACACGCAGACCGCCGGTGTTTCGCTCACCGCGCAGCAGCCTTATAACAACCTCACCCGTGTGGCTCTCCAGGCGCTGGCGGCGGTGCTGGGCGGGACGCAATCGCTGCACACCAACTCGCTCGATGAGGCGCTGGCGCTGCCGACCGAAGAAGCGGTGACGCTGGCGCTGCGCACGCAGCAGATCATCGCCTACGAAACCGGCGTGGCCAACACGGTCGATCCCCTTGGCGGGTCATGGTTTGTGGAAAAGGGCACGCTGGAAATGGAAAACGGGGCGCGCGACTACTTCCGCCGCATTGACGAGATGGGCGGCATGGTGGCGGCGGTGGAGCAGGGCTTTCCGCAGCGCGAAATCGCCGACGCCAGTTATCGCTATCAGCAGGCTCTGGAAAACGGCGAAAAGTTCATGGTGGGCGTGAACCGTTTTGTGACCGAAGAGCAGCCGGTGCCGACGCTCTATATCGACGAGACGGCGCGGCAGAGCCAGTCGGCCAAGCTCCAAGCGCTGCGTCAGAGGCGGTCGAGCGACGCCGTGCAGCGCAACTTGAGCGAGTTGCGCAAAGTCGCGGCGACGCCCAGTGGCAACACCATGCCGGCGATGCTCGACTGCGTGCGCGCCTCCTGCACGCTGGGCGAGATCTGCGACACTTTGCGCGAGGTCTTCGGCAGCTATACTGAGACCGCGATTACCTAGAACCTTATGCCTGATCCTCGCCGTATCCGAATTCTTGTTGCCAAGCCTGGCCTCGACGGCCACGACCGCGGCGCCAAAGTCGTCGCCCGCGGCCTGCGCGATGCCGGCATGGAGGTCATCTACACCGGCCTGCGGCAGACGCCGGCGATGATCGTCAACGCGGCGCTGCAGGAAGATGTCGACTGCATCGGATTGTCGATCCTGAGCGGCGCGCACAACGCCATCGTGCCCGAGCTGATGGAGGAAATGCGCAAGCAGCACATGGAAGGCGTGCTGGTGGTGCTGGGCGGCATTGTGCCGGAGAGCGATATTGCCGAGCTGAAAAAGGCCGGCGTGGCGGCAGTGTTTCCGCCCGGCAGCCGGATGAGCGAGATCGCCGATTTTATCCGCGCGCACGTGCCGGAACGGCCGGCGCTGGTGTCCTGACCACCCTCACAACCATCCCGCTCGATGGCGGCGCAATCGAACTGCGGCTGGACTCACCCGATGGTCTGAACCGGCTGTCGCTGGAATTGCTGGAGAAGATCGCCGCCGCGAGCGCACGGAATCCACAGGCTGGCCGCTTCGTCCTGACGGGTAATGCGCGCTGCTTTTCTGCCGGCGCCGACCTGGCGGTGATTACCGTGCTCGATGGGCCGGCTGCCTACCGGTTCGCCCACCGCGGGCAGGCGGCGCTGAACGCCATCGAGCGCTCGCCGGTTCCGTTTGTGGCCGCGATAGAAGGCGCCTGCCTCGGCGGCGGACTCGATCTCGCGTTGGCTTGCCATGCCCGCATCTGCGGGCCGCAGGCTTACTTTGGGCATCACGGCGCCCGGCTGGGACTGGTCACCGGCTGGGGTGGCACGCAACGGCTGCCGCGCCTCATCGGCTCTGCGCGCACGCTGGCGCACTTGCTGGCCGCCGAGGGCTGGACGGCGGATGCGGCCCTCGCCGCGGGTCTGGTTGCTGGGGTGTGTCCACCGGCAGCGCTGCTTAACGCAGCAGTTTCAGCCCCGCTGCCTCGTATTTCGCCATCATGCGATCGGGACTGAGCAACTCCAGGTCTTCGGCAATCGCCTGACCGATGAGCGCGCGGTCGAACGGGTCGCGGTGCAGCAAGGGCAGCCGCGAAATCGTAGCAACGTGCCCGGACTGCAGCGGCAACACTTCCGCGCCTACATCCGCGATGAGCGTGCGCCACCAGTCCTCGACGGGGCCTACGTCGAGCTTGCCTATTGCACTCTTTATGGCGACCTCCCAGTAACTGATCACGCTCAACCACGCGGGACCCTGGTCGACAGCGATGCGCACGGACGGAGTAAGCCGCTCGGGCTGCCCCAGCGTCCACAGCGCCACGGAGGTGTCCAGCAAATATCCGTTCACCAGCGCCCGCGCATGAACTGTTCCTCAGTGATCGGCGCATCCCAGCCCGGCTTCAAGTGGATCCGCCCCCGCATCGACCCGAATTTGACTTTACGCCGCGACGGAACCCGCGTTAACTGCACGACCGGCCTCCCGCGACGGGTGATCACGACTTTCTCGCCGTTTTCCACTGCGTGGAGGAGCCTGGGCAGGCTGTTTTTTGCTTCGGCTACGCTGACTTCCATGAATTCATTATAGCCATTTCGTATGGCTATTGCGTGGTGAGGCACAATGGACAGACATGGATCTGCTGCTGCTCGGCTACGGCAAAATGAACCGGCTGGTGGAGGAAGTGGCGCGCGAGCGCGGCCATAAGGTTGCGGGCAAAGTGGATGCGGGCGATCCGTTTCCGGCGGGCTGGGCGGCGGGGCTGGTGGCCATTGACTTCAGCGTGCCGGGGGCGGTGCTGGAGCATGTCGAGAGATGCATGGCGGCGGGCGTTCCGCTGGTGATCGGCACGACCGGCTGGCTCGCACAGCTCGAGCGGGTACGCGCGCTGGCGGAGGCGTCGCCGGCTGGGATCGTCTATGGCGCCAACTTCTCGATTGGGGTGCAGGCGCTGTATCGCGCCGTTGCCGCGGCTGCGGCAGCGCTGCCCGCCAGTTACGAGGCCTTCGTTTGGGAGGCGCATCACCGCGCCAAACAGGACGCGCCTTCGGGTACGGCGCTGCACCTTGCCGGTCTGTTGCGCACGGGGGGTCACGATTCCGGCGCCATCGCGAGCACGCGCGCCGGTTCGATTCCGGGTACGCACACGGTAGGCTTTGACTCACCCGAAGATACGCTATCGCTTACTCACACCGCCCGCTCGCGGCGCGGCTTCGCCGCCGGCGCCCTGGTGGCCGCAGAATGGATTCTGGGCAAGCGGGGGCTGCACGAATTCAGCGAGGTTATTTAGTTATGGACAATCCCTTCCGGGGCTGTGGCACGGCGCTCATCACGCCGTTTGATCGGGACCAATCGCTCGACGAGGGCGCGCTTACGATGCATTTGCGGTGGCAAATTGAGCAGGGCATCGACTTTCTCGTGCCCTGCGGCACTACGGGCGAAACACCGGCACTTTCAGAAGCCGAGCACTTCCGCGTGATTGAGCTGGCGCTGGAAGCGGCCTCGGATGCTCCGCGCCGGGTGCCGGTGCTGGCGGGAGCGGGCAGCAACGGTACCGCGCACGCGGTCGAGCTGGCACGCAAGGTCGAAGCGGCGGGCGCCGATGGCGCACTGGTGGTGGCGCCGTATTACAACAAGCCGACGCAGGAGGGGCTGTTTCAGCATTTCTCCGCCGTCGCCAGCGCGGTGAAAATCCCGGTCGTGCTCTACAATGTGCCCGGCCGCACGTCCAGCAATATCGAGGCCACAACGGCGCTACGCCTAGCGGAGGCGCACGCGAACATCGTGGCGGTCAAAGAGGCTTCTGGAAATCTAGCGCAGATCAGCCACATCATTGCCGGCGCACGAGCGGGCTTTGACGTGCTTAGCGGCGATGACGCGCTCACGTTTGCCATTCTCGCGCTGGGAGGCCAGGGACTGGTCAGCGTGGCCTCGAACGCCGTGCCGGCGGCCATGGTCCAGCTGGTGGCGGCGGCCCGAACCGGCGACCGCAAAGCCGCGCGTGAACTGCACTACCGCTACCTGCCTTTCATGGAAGTCATTTTCTGCGAGACCTCGCCAGGCCCCATCAAATTCGTGCTGACGCACATGGGCCGGTGTCGGGAAATGTACCGGCTGCCCATGATTCCGGTGCAGGCCGCCAGCCGCACCAAAATCGAGCGCGTCCTGCAGGCACTGGGGCTCTAGCGCTCATGCCTGATCTGGCTGCGGAAATCCTTCGCCTAAGCGCGCTCGCCGACCTCAGCGCCGAAAGCACGGCGGCGCGCGATGCCTTTGAGGAGCTTAAGGGGCAGCTCAATCGCGGCACGGTGCGCGCCGCGGAGCCCTCGTCCGACGTATGGCGCGTGAATACGTGGGTGAAGCAAGGGATTCTGCTGGGCTTCCGTCTGGGCGCCCTGAAGCATCACGCCTCGTCCGCGCCGTTCACCTTTTTCGATAAGGACACACTGCCGACGCGCTCCTTTACGCTTGCGGATCAAGTGCGGCTCGTGCCGGGCGGCACCACCGTCCGTGATGGCGCCTATCTGGCGCCGGGCGTGATCTGCATGCCGCCCGCGTACGTTAATATCGGCGCCTGGGTTGGCGAGGGCACGATGGTCGATTCGCATGCGCTGGTGGGCTCGTGCGCGCAGATCGGACGGCATGTCCATCTCAGCGCCGCGGCGCAGGTGGGCGGCGTGCTGGAGCCGGTCAATGCGTTGCCGGTCGTCATCGAAGACGACGCCCTCATCGGCGGAAACTGCGGCATCTACGAAGGCACACAGATTGGCGCGGGCGCGGTGCTGGGCGCGGGCGTCATCCTCACGCGCTCGGTGGCGGTCTACGACCTGCCGCGCGAAACCATTCACCGCGCCGAGGCTGGGCAGCCGCTGCGCATTCCGGCCGGCGCCGTCGTTGTTCCCGGCGCGCGCCGCGTGAGCCGGGGGCCCGACTGGGGCCTGTCACTGGCTACACCGGTCATTGTCAAATACCGGGACAGCAAAACAGACGCTGCGGTCGAGCTCGAGACCTGGCTGCGCTAGTTTATTTTCCGCCGGGCTGGCGCAGCGCGAGGAACTTGCCGATCAGAATTGTGGCCGGATAGAGCACCTGCTCTTCGTTCTGCGCGTGCAGCATAAGGGAGTTGGCGAAGGCAGTGGCCGCCGGCTTGTGCTCTTGCCGGGCGACTGCCGCCAACGCCTCCAGGCGAGTATGGATTTGGCGATGTTCCTGGAGCATCTGGGGGTAGTGAGCCTGGAGCTGTTGGGCCATCGCCATCGCCTTGTGCCGCTGCTCGCGGCTGAGCGTCTGTCCCTCGGCGAGGGCTTGCAGCAATCCCAGGGGCGGCATGGCGTAGGCTTCTTCTGCCTTGAAGTGCGGTAGGAGTACCGCTGCTACTGCGCGGGCGCGCACGGCCGTCTGGCCGCCGGAACCGATGGCCTCGTTCAGGTCCTGGCGCAAGTGTGCATGCTCCTCGCGAATCGACGAGGGTGTAGCGAGCGCGGCCTTCGCTGCCGGTGCGGCTGCCGGCCGCTGCTGGCTTTGCGCGCCAGCCGAAGCTGCAAACGAACACAGGAGAACGCTTACGGTAAGCGCATGAATCGCCTTCATAACCCCTCCTGCAGTGATTTTAAGCGCGGTAAAACGTCATGCTCGGGCCGAAAGTCCAATCGTGGTTCCGGAGTGCGAAGTACATTGAGCGACAATATGGTCAAGAGGTGATGTATGAGTGCAGAAGAGAATTTGCAGAAGATGAAGACCCTTGATGACGCCTGGAATGCGCAGAACTGGGAAGTGTTTCGGAAGCGGCATTCGTCTGACACGAGGGTCTACTGGCCGGGACAGCCGGATCCGACGCGCGGCCGCGAGGCGCATCAGGAGGAATCCGCGGCATTTTTCAAGTCGATTGAAAATCACCTGGAGAACAACCCGTACCGGGTGATGTTTGGATCGGGTGACTGGACGTGCACCATCGCACGCTGGAAAGGGAAGATGATCGGCCCGTGGAAGGGTCTTGACGGCCAGGTGCACGAGGCGACGGGCAAGAGCTTCGAGCTGCAATTCTGCACCATCGCCAAATGGAAGGACGGCGAAATCGTCGAAGAGAACCTTTTCTACGATCAGGTCGGCTTTCTGCGGCAGATCGGTGTGCTATAACCCTACCGCTGCGGCAGCAGAGCTTTGAGCGCTGCCTCCAGTGTAGCGGCGGCTGTTTGCTGGACGGGAGTGGGTACGGCATTGACGTTCGCGATGCCGCCGGCCTCGGCGCTGCCAGTCAGCAGACCCTGGAGGTCGTCGTTGAGGCGAGCCAGTTTGGCGGCGCGGACCGGATCGCCGGCGCGCGCGGCTTCATAGGCGGCGTAGCTTGCATTCATCGCCTGGGCGAGAGCGGTGGCGACAGCAAACTGGGTGTGCAACTGCGTGGCCGTCATATGAATGCGCGGATCCATATTCAGCGTGAGCGGCTGGGTGTAGGTCTGGCCGCCGACGGTGAGTTTGACCGTGTACTGGCCGGGCAGCGCCAGCACTCCTTGCGGCTCACGCGGCGTTGCGCCTTTGATGGCGGAAATGGGATAGGAGTGGGTCAGCGCCTTGGGCGCAGTGTAATGGAGATCCCAGACGAAACGGTGCATGCCGGGCGCAGTCGAAGGCTTGGTGAAGGGCTGGAGCCAGTAGAGCGGGACGACGGTGGTGTGCGCCAGCTCGGCCTGTGACTCGGGTGGCTGATCGGTGCTGGAATAGCGGCGCACCAGTTTGCCTTGGGCGTCGTAAATGGTCAGCGTCACTGGGCCTGAGGACGCAGAGCGCAAATAGTAGTCAATCATGGCACCGCTGGGCGGGTTCTGGCCTTGTGGCATTTCGGGTGTCAGGGGCGTATCGGTGTTGGCGTCGCGCTGCAGGCGATAGGCAAACTCCGGTTTGAACAGGTAGACCGGCGCGGAGGCAACTTGTGCCGTGAGCTGGCGCAGGGGCGCGAGGTCGTCAAGAATCCAGAAGGAGCGGCCGTGGGTGCCGACGACGAGGTCGTTCTGATGCACGGTTAGATCACGCATCGAGGTGTGGGGCAGATTCAACTGCAGCGATTGCCATTGATCGCCGTCGTTGAAGGAGACGTAGACCGAGGTCTCCGTGCCGGCATAGAGCAAGCCGCGGCGCACAGGGTCTTCGCGCAGCACATCGGTCGCGTCGCCATCCGGCAGGCCGGTATTGATTGGCGTCCAGGTCTTACCGCCGTCGTGGGTGCGGAACAGATGCGGCTGCATTTCGTCGAGCCGCAGAGTGTTGATGGCAGCGTAGCAGGTGTTGGGATCGAAGTGGCTGGCGTCGAGCGAGGAGACTTTCCACCAGGGCTGCAACTGCGGCGGC includes the following:
- a CDS encoding GAF domain-containing protein; its protein translation is MVQPAALPLADITSFMLEVSDLVSGTLDLDQVLGRVAEMVRRVVHYDIFAILLASERTHELRIRFSVGHLPEVVEKVRVKFGQGITGRAAELKQPLLINDVSQNPHYIPVLADIRSELAVPILWKGNCIGVIDIQAPELNAFSEAHLQALVLVASRIANAIENAKLYRNAVQREKTLSLLNDISREMTSILSLDDLLQHTAEMVRRVIEYQLFSVLLVNAAGDKLEHRLSVKMGEHIQIRRDIPIGQGITGAAMEMRKPVVVKDVREDPRYIPVNADARSELAVPLVYQDQVLGVLDLEHNRKGYYTERHARTISTLAAQMAIAMVNARLYEKVSRAERKMERDLHMAQEIQEHLLPARRPELEHLKIAARTVPARQLGGDLYDFIPYRGQRTAIAVGDVSGKGTGAALYGAVVSGILRTQALHHPRPAELLAALNQALLERQVESQFMTLIYALWSEQSRTLRIANSGLPYPIHVHAEGCTIIPAAGIPLGMLDTSQYEELSLRLPAGDMVVFVSDGITEFMNRSGEEYGRVRLEALLRRHRDEDPDAVLDAIFADSESFGNGLPAADDRTVVVLKSV
- the tldD gene encoding metalloprotease TldD, coding for MSNAPTDFFARHYGVSPTDLERYLAAALARGGDFADLYFEHQASSSLRLEEGIIKSASQGISLGVGVRVLSGERTGYAYTDDLSPEKILRAAATAAHIASGATATHIVGLSDTPPGRNLYPVAAAAAGDTGMLGKLALVRRAERAAREHDARIVQVQVGYADELRQILVVASDGRCSADAQPMARLSVLALARENGVTEKGHSGGGGRVALEFFDEVLTPEALGEQAAREAVQQLAARPCPAGEMEVVLGPGWPGILLHEAIGHGLEADFNRKKTSAFSGLLGQRVASEKCTVVDNGTLPGRRGSLNMDDEGAPTHCTTLIENGILKNYMQDELSARLTGAASTGNGRRESYAHMPMPRMTNTYMLAGNDEPADIIRSVRRGLYAVNFGGGQVDITNGKFVFSASESYLIEDGKITAPVKGATLIGNGPDVLTRVSMVGNDLKLDQGIGTCGKDGQSVPVGVGIPTLKVDRLTVGGTQ
- a CDS encoding TldD/PmbA family protein; this encodes MKDLAERVVAEAARRGATAAECVIRYGRELSVNVRLGEVESIKQAEGKALGIRIFKGQQAGVTHSSDLAWPAVSAMLDAALAIAEASSPDPFAGLPRAEDLGRREGDLQLYDPAVLAVTADEALDLARRAERAALACDARLTNSNGASFDAGEGTKILANSLGFVGEVRRSSCSLSVAPIAEQNGAKQRDYWYAVARGPSDLEPPETVGRRAAERTLRRLGARKAATGRYPVVFEPKTARSLLGHILEAVSGEAVYREASFLTGALGREVAVPALTLVDDGCQPAALGSAPFDAEGVPTRRTVILGEGRLQSYLLNSYAARKLNLATTGNAARGLAAAPGVSCGNLTMEPGKQSPEEIIAAIPQGLYVTELIGFGVNAVTGDYSRGASGLWIENGQLAYPVEEITVAGNLKEMLRQVAAIGNDLEFRGAVNAPTIRIDGLTIAGR
- a CDS encoding methylmalonyl-CoA mutase; this translates as MASTTHPPKQAEFTTISGVPVERVYTRADLPEGFDFKREVGEPGEPPYVRGIHETGYRGRLWTMRQFSGFATPEETNERYRYLLAQGQTGLSVAFDLPTLMGYDSDHAMAAGEVGKCGVAIDSIEDMERLFQGIRLEDVTTSMTINSPAAPIWAMFLVAAERQGADWKRVSGTLQNDILKEYIAQKEYIFPPAPSMRLVVDTIEFGARETPKFNPVSISGYHIREAGSTALQELAFTLRDGLEYVDWTLRRGLAIDDFAPRLSFFFNAHSDFFEEIAKYRAARKLWYRELTEHYGAKNPRSAKLRFHTQTAGVSLTAQQPYNNLTRVALQALAAVLGGTQSLHTNSLDEALALPTEEAVTLALRTQQIIAYETGVANTVDPLGGSWFVEKGTLEMENGARDYFRRIDEMGGMVAAVEQGFPQREIADASYRYQQALENGEKFMVGVNRFVTEEQPVPTLYIDETARQSQSAKLQALRQRRSSDAVQRNLSELRKVAATPSGNTMPAMLDCVRASCTLGEICDTLREVFGSYTETAIT
- a CDS encoding cobalamin B12-binding domain-containing protein; translated protein: MPDPRRIRILVAKPGLDGHDRGAKVVARGLRDAGMEVIYTGLRQTPAMIVNAALQEDVDCIGLSILSGAHNAIVPELMEEMRKQHMEGVLVVLGGIVPESDIAELKKAGVAAVFPPGSRMSEIADFIRAHVPERPALVS
- a CDS encoding enoyl-CoA hydratase/isomerase family protein, whose translation is MTTLTTIPLDGGAIELRLDSPDGLNRLSLELLEKIAAASARNPQAGRFVLTGNARCFSAGADLAVITVLDGPAAYRFAHRGQAALNAIERSPVPFVAAIEGACLGGGLDLALACHARICGPQAYFGHHGARLGLVTGWGGTQRLPRLIGSARTLAHLLAAEGWTADAALAAGLVAGVCPPAALLNAAVSAPLPRISPSCDRD
- a CDS encoding type II toxin-antitoxin system VapC family toxin encodes the protein MVNGYLLDTSVALWTLGQPERLTPSVRIAVDQGPAWLSVISYWEVAIKSAIGKLDVGPVEDWWRTLIADVGAEVLPLQSGHVATISRLPLLHRDPFDRALIGQAIAEDLELLSPDRMMAKYEAAGLKLLR